Proteins co-encoded in one Salvia splendens isolate huo1 chromosome 4, SspV2, whole genome shotgun sequence genomic window:
- the LOC121798834 gene encoding pectinesterase-like, with protein sequence MADTRNKFTAAAALAFLLLAAFMISAAHAQDPPKEDKKEGEKTEGGGESGTASKFCASTDYKETCQKSLEKANGTQPKDLIKAAFDASVTELEGAIKNSEAFKTVQSDPLTEKALAVCEEVLNIAIDDLRRSFDKVDALDTGKLKDNIADLRNWLSATIAHKETCIDAFDNTTGETGAKVRDLLKTSGELLSNGLAMISQLQKFVSSIDFGKIADGIKGLTGGGEKRQLLSNEEEVPDFVDVHARRLMSAGPVTLKPDATVAQDGSGQFKTISEAIATVPLKSTKPFVVFVKAGLYKEYVVVPKGMNNVAIVGEGPDKTRITGDKCVKGGTPTFQSATLTVTGESFMAKDIAVENTAPESQAVALRINGDMGVFQNVHLDGFQDTLYSHSYKQFYRDCRISGTIDFIFGDAKTILQNCEIVVRKPLPNQACMVTAQGRKDKKGDGVIVIQGGTIIAEKAFIEANPPHEAFLGRPWKEFSRTIIMQANIDACIQPTGWSPWMGTFALNTLYYGEWANTGPGADLSKRVKWKGIKKMTAEIAAGFTAQKVFVYDDWIKKTGVPYEPGMLPK encoded by the exons ATGGCTGACACAAGGAATAAGTTCACGGCCGCGGCCGCCCTAGCCTTCCTCCTCCTCGCGGCGTTCATGATCTCCGCTGCCCACGCCCAGGACCCCCCTAAAGAAGACAAGAAGGAAGGCGAGAAAACTGAAGGCGGAGGCGAGTCGGGGACGGCGTCCAAATTCTGCGCGAGCACCGACTACAAGGAGACGTGCCAGAAGAGTCTAGAGAAGGCCAACGGCACTCAGCCTAAGGACCTCATCAAGGCTGCGTTCGACGCCTCCGTGACCGAGCTCGAGGGCGCCATCAAGAACTCCGAAGCCTTCAAGACCGTCCAGTCCGACCCCTTGACCGAGAAGGCGCTCGCTGTCTGCGAGGAGGTTCTCAACATCGCCATCGACGACCTCAGAAGGTCGTTCGACAAGGTCGACGCGCTCGACACCGGGAAGCTGAAGGACAACATCGCCGACCTCAGGAACTGGCTCAGCGCCACCATCGCCCACAAGGAGACTTGCATCGACGCGTTCGACAACACCACCGGCGAAACCGGCGCCAAGGTGAGGGATCTTTTGAAGACTTCCGGGGAGCTTTTGAGTAATGGTCTTGCGATGATTTCCCAATTGCAAAAGTTTGTTTCGTCGATTGATTTTGGGAAAATCGCGGACGGGATTAAGGGCCTTACCGGCGGTGGGGAGAAGAGGCAGCTGCTTAGCAATGAGGAGGAGGTACCGGATTTCGTGGACGTGCACGCGAGGAGGCTGATGTCGGCTGGTCCGGTGACATTGAAGCCGGATGCGACGGTGGCGCAGGACGGGAGCGGGCAGTTCAAGACTATTTCTGAGGCGATCGCTACGGTGCCTCTTAAGAGTACCAAGCCGTTTGTGGTTTTCGTGAAGGCCGGTTTGTATAAGGAGTATGTCGTGGTTCCGAAGGGCATGAACAACGTTGCGATCGTCGGAGAGGGACCGGATAAGACGAGGATCACCGGTGACAAGTGTGTCAAAGGAGGGACACCCACCTTCCAATCTGCAACTCTAA CCGTGACAGGGGAAAGCTTCATGGCGAAGGACATAGCGGTGGAGAACACGGCCCCCGAGAGCCAGGCGGTGGCGCTGCGAATCAACGGGGACATGGGCGTGTTCCAAAACGTCCACCTCGACGGGTTCCAGGACACCCTCTACTCCCACAGCTACAAGCAGTTCTACCGCGACTGCCGCATCAGCGGCACCATCGACTTCATCTTCGGGGACGCGAAGACCATCCTCCAGAACTGCGAGATCGTGGTGCGCAAGCCCCTCCCGAACCAGGCGTGCATGGTGACCGCGCAGGGGCGCAAGGACAAGAAGGGCGACGGCGTGATCGTCATCCAGGGCGGCACCATCATAGCCGAGAAGGCCTTCATCGAAGCCAACCCGCCGCACGAGGCCTTCCTGGGGCGGCCATGGAAGGAGTTCTCCAGGACCATCATCATGCAGGCCAACATTGACGCCTGCATCCAGCCCACCGGGTGGTCTCCCTGGATGGGGACGTTCGCGCTCAACACGCTATACTACGGAGAGTGGGCCAACACCGGCCCCGGGGCGGATCTGTCTAAGCGGGTCAAGTGGAAGGGTATTAAGAAGATGACGGCGGAGATTGCGGCGGGATTCACGGCTCAGAAGGTGTTCGTTTATGACGATTGGATCAAGAAGACTGGAGTTCCGTATGAGCCTGGGATGCTGCCTAAATAA
- the LOC121799741 gene encoding DEAD-box ATP-dependent RNA helicase 13-like, with protein MASESAERNKAYRKLKKRARSEMDQQLERLESLPWSSSLPASNGDGNDDLSLFIGSNQLEGGFLTLEEIDEAEYGLEIPNVKVETMRKDLKGKKESKKSKLKEGDADESLDADSYGECSDKEEEIKEGDEKKKQKKMKKVGKKKKKENQKNDETNKAQKNAETASEAKDNCNVVEELIDEDEYYSWNELRLHPLIMKSIYRLKFKEPTPIQKACIPAAAHQGKDVIGAAETGSGKTLAFGLPILQRLLEEREKVERLMVEKADGSDGIAPQGVLRALIVTPTRELALQVTDHLKAVALGTNVRVVPIVGGMSTEKQERLLRGRPEIVVGTPGRLWELMSGGEPHLVEMHCLSFFVLDEADRMIEAGHFRELQSIIDMLPVGKEPTESQPDNTQNCVTLANLPKKKRQTFVFSATLALSADFRKKLKHGSLRAKKDDLSSFETLSQRAGMRPNTAIVDLTSSSILANKLVESIIECQEDEKDAYLYYILSIHGQGRAIVFCTSIAALRRISSILRILNLDIWTLHSEMQQRARLKSIDRFRANEHGVLVATDAAARGLDIPGVRTVVHYQLPLSAEVYVHRCGRTARASTDGCSIALISPNDASKFASLCRSFSKESFQRFPVEVSCMPEITKQSSLAHQIDKIVRKGSQEKAERSWLERNAESVELILDDNDSEEDRVKKYRQNKAQSNKLKQLLQELNTLLSRPLQPRTFSKRFVTGSGVSSLLQHQFEEIARRKPEDANDLGPNKRRRLVVIGQNCVEPLQALRSASNEPHLDLKAIAEKQRNSNDLRRKRKDMKKRLHEQRRKQRKQLKKGQD; from the exons ATGGCGTCGGAGTCTGCCGAGAGGAATAAAGCTTATCGGAAGTTGAAGAAGCGAGCTCGAAGCGAGATGGACCAGCAGCTCGAACGGCTGGAGTCGCTGCCCTGGAGCTCTTCGCTTCCTGCGAGTAATGGCGACGGCAACGatgatctctctctcttcatcgGCTCCAACCAACTAGAAGGAG GATTTCTTACTCTCGAAGAGATTGATGAAGCAGAGTATGGGTTGGAAATTCCCAATGTCAAGGTTGAAACCATGAGAAAAgatttaaaaggaaaaaaagaatcAAAGAAAAGTAAGCTAAAGGAAGGGGATGCTGATGAGAGCTTGGATGCTGATAGTTACGGTGAATGTAGTGATAAGGAAGAAGAAATCAAAGAGGGTGATGAGAAGAAAAAGCAGAAAAAGATGAAAAAGGTggggaagaaaaagaaaaaagaaaatcagaAGAATGACGAGACAAATAAAGCACAGAAAAATGCAGAGACAG CTAGTGAGGCAAAGGACAACTGCAATGTTGTAGAGGAATTAATTGATGAAGACGAATATTATTCATGGAACGAGTTGAGACTTCATCCCTTGATTATGAAATCAATTTACAGGCTCAAGTTTAAGGAGCCCACTCCAATACAGAAAGCTTGCATTCCTGCTGCTGCTCATCAAGGGAAG GATGTAATTGGTGCTGCTGAGACAGGATCTGGTAAAACACTTGCCTTTGGGTTGCCCATCTTACAGCGTCTTCTGGAAGAACGAGAAAAGGTTGAGAGGCTCATGGTCGAAAAAGCAGATGGCAGTGATGGGATTGCTCCACAAGGGGTTCTACGTGCTCTCATTGTTACCCCTACAAGGGAGCTTGCACTCCAG GTGACAGATCATCTTAAGGCAGTTGCATTAGGCACCAATGTTAGGGTAGTTCCTATTGTTGGTGGCATGTCAACTGAGAAACAGGAAAGACTTTTGAGAGGAAGGCCTGAAATTGTTGTTGGAACACCAGGAAGACTGTGGGAACTTATGTCAGGCGGAGAACCACACCTTGTGGAG ATGCACTGCTTGTCATTTTTTGTGCTGGATGAGGCCGACCGCATGATTGAAGCTGGTCATTTCCGCGAGTTACAGTCCATCATTGACATGCTTCCAGTGGGCAAGGAACCAACAGAGAGTCAGCCCGATAATACACAAAATTGTGTGACTCTTGCAAACCTTCCTAAGAAGAAACGACAAACCTTTGTGTTTTCTGCAACTCTAGCATTATCAGCTGATTTCCGTAAGAAGTTGAAGCATGGATCTTTGCGTGCAAAAAAAGATGATCTTAGTTCATTTGAGACCCTTTCACAGAGAGCTGGAATGAGACCTAACACTGCTATAGTGGATCTAACTAGCTCTTCAATTTTAGCTAACAAGCTAGTGGAATCAATTATTGA GTGTCAAGAAGATGAAAAGGATGCCTATTTGTATTATATATTAAGCATTCATGGGCAGGGCCGTGCAATTGTCTTTTGCACCTCCATTGCAGCTCTGCGCCGCATTTCTTCCATTTTGCGTATCCTCAACTTAGATATCTGGACCCTTCATTCAGAAATGCAGCAGAGGGCACGTCTAAAG TCAATAGATCGTTTCCGTGCAAATGAACATGGTGTTCTTGTTGCTACAGATGCTGCAGCACGAGGACTTGACATTCCTGGTGTTCGGACTGTGGTTCATTACCAGCTTCCACTTTCGGCTGAA GTATACGTCCATAGATGTGGAAGAACAGCTAGAGCCTCTACCGATGGTTGTAGCATTGCTCTAATATCACCAAACGATGCATCAAAATTTGCGTCTTTGTGCAGATCCTTTTCAAAG GAAAGTTTCCAGCGGTTCCCTGTTGAGGTCTCATGCATGCCAGAGATTACGAAGCAATCATCTCTTGCACATCAAATAGATAAGATTGTCAGAAAGGGTTCCCAG GAAAAGGCTGAGAGAAGTTGGTTGGAGCGAAATGCTGAATCAGTTGAATTGATTTTGGATGATAATGATAGTGAGGAGGACAGAGTGAAGAAATATCGGCAAAACAAAGCCCAATCAAATAAGTTGAAGCAGTTGCTGCAG GAGCTCAACACACTACTTTCCAGACCATTGCAACCCAGAACATTTTCAAAGCGCTTTGTGACTGGG TCTGGTGTCTCTTCACTGCTTCAACATCAATTTGAAGAAATTGCAAGGAGAAAACCAGAGGATGCAAATGATTTAGGTCCGAATAAGAGGAGGAGGTTGGTCGTTATAGGCCAAAATTGCGTAGAACCACTTCAGGCATTGCGCAGTGCAAGTAATGAG CCACACTTGGATCTCAAAGCAATTGCAGAAAAGCAGAGAAATTCAAATGACTTGAGAAGGAAGAGGAAAGATATGAAAAAAC GTTTGCACGAGCAAAGACGAAAGCAACGAAAACAACTTAAGAAAGGACAAGATTAG
- the LOC121800400 gene encoding probable folate-biopterin transporter 9, chloroplastic — MLICSRIPLPPTKLGTQSHIKNQALSSPTSRILCSQQQSPKSTMKEYRRRRALNPIIIAPDEQISLISKQSDKKLILDGKKGFLHQEMMILCALGYYVNGFRGFPWLALNFHMAHNLNMNPSTLQIVQNMGNLPMVAKPFYGILSDALYIGGAHRIPYVSIGVVLQALSWGSLALIPAASKAFLPLMACVLLTNFGASIAEVAKDALIAEYGQYNKVPGLQSYALMASAVGGVLGNLLGGIFLVKALQTKSMFLAFAAILVLQLTVCLKAREDSLGLPQPSNYNPVRESIPQIIKRQYSDLMVAIKDESVSHSLIWIVSSILLIPALSGSIFCYHTQCLNLDSSVIGMSKVTGQLMLLSLTILYDRFGKNIPMRKLASIMQISYAFSLLLDMVLVKQINIQLGISNEVFALCFSGLAEVIAQFKLLPFYMLFASLAPSGCEGSLLSFVASALCLSSIFSGFLGVGLASFLGITSGDYSNLPLGIMVQFLAALLPLRWIGCVTTSQDPTEKNVKKGRSKRTRRTRRVGRVSCDPMYSYRRERESDLQR; from the exons ATGTTGATTTGCAGTAGAATCCCATTGCCCCCAACGAAGCTGGGCACCCAATCCCACATAAAAAACCAAGCTTTATCCTCTCCAACATCAAGAATCCTCTGTTCTCAGCAGCAGAGCCCCAAGAGCACTATGAAGGAATACAGAAGGCGAAGAGCTCTGAACCCAATCATCATTGCCCCAGATGAGCAAATCTCTCTGATCAGCAAACAATCCGATAAAAAATTGATCTTGGATGGGAAGAAGGGGTTTCTGCATCAGGAGATGATGATCCTATGCGCGCTTGGTTACTATGTGAATGGTTTCAGGGGATTCCCGTGGCTGGCGCTCAACTTTCACATGGCCCATAATCTCAATATGAATCCCTCGACATTGCAGATTGTGCAGAACATGGGCAATCTGCCTATGGTGGCGAAGCCCTTTTATGGGATCTTGTCTGATGCTCTCTACATTGGTGGTGCTCATAGGATTCCTTACGTTTCCATTGGAG TGGTCTTGCAGGCTCTATCTTGGGGCTCATTGGCCTTAATCCCGGCAGCTAGTAAAGCTTTTCTACCCCTCATGGCATGTGTGCTTCTGACCAATTTTGGAGCTTCGATTGCAGAAGTTGCAAAGGATGCGCTAATTGCAGAGTATGGCCAATACAACAAAGTACCGGGGCTCCAATCTTATGCACTCATGGCCTCAGCTGTTGGTGGTGTTTTGGGAAATTTACTCGGAGGCATTTTCTTGGTGAAAGCACTGCAGACTAAATCAATGTTTCTAGCTTTTGCTGCTATTCTTGTGCTCCAACTCACTGTATGTTTGAAAGCAAGAGAGGACTCACTTGGTTTACCTCAACCATCAAACTACAATCCTGTGAGGGAATCAATCCCACAGATCATCAAGAGACAGTACTCTGATCTTATGGTGGCAATTAAGGACGAGAGTGTATCACACTCTCTGATATGGATTGTTTCTTCAATCTTACTAATCCCAGCTCTATCAGGCTCTATATTTTGCTACCACACTCAATGTCTGAATCTTGATTCCTCAGTTATTGGAATGTCAAAAGTAACTGGTCAATTGATGCTTCTGTCGTTAACTATTCTCTATGATCGATTCGGGAAGAATATTCCTATGAGGAAGCTGGCCAGCATTATGCAGATCTCATATGCATTTTCCCTGCTACTTGATATGGTGCTAGTCAAGCAGATAAACATCCAACTTGGGATCTCGAATGAGGTATTTGCTCTGTGTTTCTCGGGTCTTGCAGAGGTTATTGCACAGTTTAAGCTATTGCCATTCTATATGCTGTTTGCAAGTTTAGCTCCATCAGGATGTGAAGGTTCCCTGTTGTCTTTCGTGGCTTCTGCTCTGTGTCTGTCATCCATATTCAGCGGGTTCTTAGGCGTTGGTCTAGCCTCGTTTCTTGGTATAACATCCGGTGATTACTCAAACCTCCCTTTAGGAATCATGGTGCAGTTTCTGGCAGCTTTACTTCCACTCCGGTGGATTGGATGTGTAACTACATCACAAGATCCTACCGAGAAGAATGTCAAGAAAGGCAGAAGTAAAAGAACCCGAAGAACTAGAAGAGTGGGAAGAGTCTCGTGCGATCCTATGTACTCCTATCGCCGTGAAAGAGAATCTGACCTACAAAGGTGA